From the Flavobacterium gyeonganense genome, the window CCGGAAGAAGTTCATGAAAAAGTTTTCGACTTAATGTTCGAATTAGGTGCTACTGAAGAGCAATTAGATTTCCCAACTGTTTACGGTTCTGCTAAAAACAACTGGATGTCTGATGATTGGAAAAATCAAACAGAAAACATTGAACCATTATTAGATATGGTTATCGCAAATGTACCAGCTCCTAAAGTTTCTGAAGGTACTCCTCAAATGCTGATTACATCTTTAGATTTCTCTTCTTTTACAGGTCGTATCGCAATCGGACGTCTTGAAAGAGGTATCCTAAAAGAAGGATCTCCAATTTCTTTGGTAAAAAGAGATGGAAAAATCATCAAATCAAGAATTAAAGAATTACATACTTTCGAAGGTCTAGGCCGTAGAAAAGTTGAAGAAGTTGTAGCTGGTGATATTTGTGCTGTAGTTGGTATCGAAGGTTTTGAAATTGGTGATACAATAGCTGACTTCGAAAATCCTGAAGCTTTACAAACTATTGCTATCGATGAGCCAACAATGAGTATGTTGTTTACCATTAACGATTCTCCTTTCTTTGGTAAAGAAGGTAAATTTGTTACTTCTAGGCATATCCGTGAAAGATTAACCAAGGAGCTTGAAAAAAACCTGGCAATGAAAGTAGGAGAAACTGATTCTGCTGATAAATTCATGGTTTTTGGCCGTGGTGTACTTCACTTATCTGTTCTTATTGAAACAATGAGAAGAGAAGGGTACGAACTTCAAATTGGTCAGCCACAGGTTATCATCAAAGAAGTTGATGGTGTGAAATGTGAGCCAATAGAGGAATTAACAATCGACTTACCAGAAAACCTTTCAGGTAGAGCGGTTGAATTCGTTACTATTCGTAAAGGAGAAATGCTTTCTATGGAAGGCAAAGGTGAGCGTATGATTGTTAAATTCAACATTCCATCCCGTGGAATTATAGGTTTAAGAAATCAATTGCTTACTGCTACTGCTGGTGAGGCTATTATGGCACACCGTTTCATCGGATACGAACCATACAAAGGAGAAATTCCTGGACGTAACAACGGTTCGTTAATCTCTATGGAAAACGGAAAAGCAATTCCTTACTCTATCGATAAATTACAAGATCGTGGTAAATTCTTTGTTGATCCAAACGAGGATATCTATGAAGGCCAGGTAATTGGAGAAAATACAAGAAGCGACGATATGACGGTTAACGTTACTAAAACGAAAAAACTTTCTAACGTACGTTCTTCAGGAGCTGATGATAAAGCGAGAATCATTCCTGCTATTAAATTCTCATTAGAAGAAGCTTTAGAGTACATCCAAAAAGATGAGTATGTTGAAGTCACTCC encodes:
- the typA gene encoding translational GTPase TypA gives rise to the protein MESIRNIAIIAHVDHGKTTLVDKIMYHCQLFRENENTGDLILDNNDLERERGITITSKNVSVQYKGTKINIIDTPGHADFGGEVERVLNMADGVCLLVDAFEGPMPQTRFVLQKAIDLGLKPCVVINKVDKENCTPEEVHEKVFDLMFELGATEEQLDFPTVYGSAKNNWMSDDWKNQTENIEPLLDMVIANVPAPKVSEGTPQMLITSLDFSSFTGRIAIGRLERGILKEGSPISLVKRDGKIIKSRIKELHTFEGLGRRKVEEVVAGDICAVVGIEGFEIGDTIADFENPEALQTIAIDEPTMSMLFTINDSPFFGKEGKFVTSRHIRERLTKELEKNLAMKVGETDSADKFMVFGRGVLHLSVLIETMRREGYELQIGQPQVIIKEVDGVKCEPIEELTIDLPENLSGRAVEFVTIRKGEMLSMEGKGERMIVKFNIPSRGIIGLRNQLLTATAGEAIMAHRFIGYEPYKGEIPGRNNGSLISMENGKAIPYSIDKLQDRGKFFVDPNEDIYEGQVIGENTRSDDMTVNVTKTKKLSNVRSSGADDKARIIPAIKFSLEEALEYIQKDEYVEVTPKSLRLRKIYLSETDRKRYKI